A region from the Benincasa hispida cultivar B227 chromosome 8, ASM972705v1, whole genome shotgun sequence genome encodes:
- the LOC120083819 gene encoding uncharacterized protein LOC120083819 isoform X2, with translation MDAKALAKSKRAHSQHHSKKSHSNQKQKPNESRKPLAKPNLLSQAAPNLLSNWDRYGEETGEDEATVHDLILPKSKGADYRHLIAEARSQMQSCITSMDDVLPRELSDGGSAMLAARGEGLLSWIEDDSFIVDETGTAIPELADEKTVCDQLSSQMQTSECQREARNIEISSVTEKVNIENGVRDATSRYFGSIHQDPTFNPSPTLSNQVHYNAHPIELDISSQTKAPKYTEQSNTKFTTGNPNEKVLKLEATTAEAELDMLLSSFSDTIDLNTAAASSSSRIDEVFKASPHLPNKGSYSTKKAPVAAELDDALDELLQDTSYLISHKEKPVNSQIQSLSPHSGTNSIPNDDFDSWLDSI, from the exons ATGGATGCAAAAGCTTTAGCAAAATCAAAAAGAGCTCACTCTCAACATCATAGCAAGAAATCGCATTCAAATCAGAAGCAGAAACCGAATGAATCCCGAAAGCCACTAGCCAAGCCAAATCTACTCTCCCAGGCTGCCCCTAACCTTCTCTCAAATTGGGATCGTTACGGGGAAGAAACCGGTGAGGATGAGGCGACTGTTCACGATCTTATTTTGCCCAAGAGTAAAGGGGCTGATTACCGGCACTTGATTGCCGAGGCTCGATCGCAGATGCAGTCGTGTATTACTTCTATGGATGATGTTCTTCCGA GAGAGTTAAGTGATGGAGGGTCCGCTATGCTTGCAGCGAGGGGGGAAGGCCTTTTGTCCTGGATTGAAGATGACAGTTTCATTGTGGATGAAACAGGCACTGCAATTCCTGAG CTTGCAGATGAAAAGACGGTATGCGACCAGCTGTCATCTCAGATGCAAACATCTGAGTGTCAAAGGGAAGCAAGAAATATTGAAATTTCATCTGTCACAGAGAAAGTAAACATTGAAAATGGAGTTCGAGATGCGACATCTAGGTACTTTGGAAGTATCCATCAAGATCCAACCTTCAATCCATCGCCAACTTTGTCGAATCAAGTCCATTATAATGCCCATCCAATTGAGTTGGATATATCTAGCCAAACTAAGGCACCAAAGTATACAGAACAATCTAACACAAAGTTCACGACTGGAAATCCAAACGAAAAAGTCTTAAAGCTCGAAGCAACAACTGCAGAAGCCGAATTGGATATGCTTCTGAGCTCATTTAGTGATACAATAGACCTAAACACCGCTGCTGCGAGTAGCTCGTCTCGCATAGATGAAGTGTTTAAAGCTTCTCCTCACCTTCCAAATAAAGGTTCATATTCAACAAAGAAGGCGCCCGTTGCTGCAGAACTTGATGATGCCTTGGATGAATTGCTTCAAGATACATCCTATCTAATATCTCATAAAGAAAAGCCTGTCAACAGTCAGATCCAATCTCTTTCACCTCATTCTGGAACCAACTCCATTCCAAATGATGATTTTGATTCTTGGCTTGATTCAATTTGA
- the LOC120083819 gene encoding uncharacterized protein LOC120083819 isoform X1 yields the protein MDAKALAKSKRAHSQHHSKKSHSNQKQKPNESRKPLAKPNLLSQAAPNLLSNWDRYGEETGEDEATVHDLILPKSKGADYRHLIAEARSQMQSCITSMDDVLPRELSDGGSAMLAARGEGLLSWIEDDSFIVDETGTAIPEASFLSLNLHTLADQLQKLNVAQRLFIEEDILTSELLADEKTVCDQLSSQMQTSECQREARNIEISSVTEKVNIENGVRDATSRYFGSIHQDPTFNPSPTLSNQVHYNAHPIELDISSQTKAPKYTEQSNTKFTTGNPNEKVLKLEATTAEAELDMLLSSFSDTIDLNTAAASSSSRIDEVFKASPHLPNKGSYSTKKAPVAAELDDALDELLQDTSYLISHKEKPVNSQIQSLSPHSGTNSIPNDDFDSWLDSI from the exons ATGGATGCAAAAGCTTTAGCAAAATCAAAAAGAGCTCACTCTCAACATCATAGCAAGAAATCGCATTCAAATCAGAAGCAGAAACCGAATGAATCCCGAAAGCCACTAGCCAAGCCAAATCTACTCTCCCAGGCTGCCCCTAACCTTCTCTCAAATTGGGATCGTTACGGGGAAGAAACCGGTGAGGATGAGGCGACTGTTCACGATCTTATTTTGCCCAAGAGTAAAGGGGCTGATTACCGGCACTTGATTGCCGAGGCTCGATCGCAGATGCAGTCGTGTATTACTTCTATGGATGATGTTCTTCCGA GAGAGTTAAGTGATGGAGGGTCCGCTATGCTTGCAGCGAGGGGGGAAGGCCTTTTGTCCTGGATTGAAGATGACAGTTTCATTGTGGATGAAACAGGCACTGCAATTCCTGAG GCATCATTTCTTTCATTGAATTTGCACACATTAGCagatcaacttcaaaaattaaatGTAGCACAGAGGCTCTTTATTGAGGAAGATATATTAACATCAGAACTG CTTGCAGATGAAAAGACGGTATGCGACCAGCTGTCATCTCAGATGCAAACATCTGAGTGTCAAAGGGAAGCAAGAAATATTGAAATTTCATCTGTCACAGAGAAAGTAAACATTGAAAATGGAGTTCGAGATGCGACATCTAGGTACTTTGGAAGTATCCATCAAGATCCAACCTTCAATCCATCGCCAACTTTGTCGAATCAAGTCCATTATAATGCCCATCCAATTGAGTTGGATATATCTAGCCAAACTAAGGCACCAAAGTATACAGAACAATCTAACACAAAGTTCACGACTGGAAATCCAAACGAAAAAGTCTTAAAGCTCGAAGCAACAACTGCAGAAGCCGAATTGGATATGCTTCTGAGCTCATTTAGTGATACAATAGACCTAAACACCGCTGCTGCGAGTAGCTCGTCTCGCATAGATGAAGTGTTTAAAGCTTCTCCTCACCTTCCAAATAAAGGTTCATATTCAACAAAGAAGGCGCCCGTTGCTGCAGAACTTGATGATGCCTTGGATGAATTGCTTCAAGATACATCCTATCTAATATCTCATAAAGAAAAGCCTGTCAACAGTCAGATCCAATCTCTTTCACCTCATTCTGGAACCAACTCCATTCCAAATGATGATTTTGATTCTTGGCTTGATTCAATTTGA